The Salvelinus fontinalis isolate EN_2023a chromosome 13, ASM2944872v1, whole genome shotgun sequence DNA segment TAACCTGCCCGGTCAGTTATCTGGCTTGAAGGAACATGAAGAAAAATAGTGCCAAGTTTTCTTCTATTGTACCATCACAGCAGCCTTGACCTTTCTAGTTCTGCAAGTTAAGTAGTGTAGGAACAGGGGTCGTACGGCGTCATCCCTCAGCCCGTAGATGAGTGGGCTCAGACATCTTGGCAGGATGATAAGGAAGAGGAAGTTGAAGTATCGCAGGTCAATAAAGATGGTAGTACTGCTTATACTGGCCAGTGCACTTTCTATGGGTGCGtacagaaaagaggagagagaaagacccaGCTGAACCAGGTGCAGCAGCACTGTCTTGTGGGCCTTACTGGCTTTAGTTTTGTCAGAAGAGGAGGCAGACCTGGCTGTGACAATTATGGCAATGTATGTGTAAATGATGATGAGAGACACAGCTACAAAGCAAAAAGCATTGAACCCCTGAAACACTTGCATCTGCCACAATGCAATGAATAACTTCTGCCGCGTGCAAAATATCGGGGTAACAAAAAAGCCGGGATCTTTTGCTGTAGAATAAAGCATATCAATTATAAGATTTATGAATATGACAAGCCAGATGACAGCAATGGCAATGCCAGATCTTTTGGGTGTGGCTATGTCACTATGCCGTAGAGGGAGGCAGATGGCTGCATAGCGTTCTAGAGACATCAAGGCCAAGTTAAGTGGGGCAACACGGGACATGCCACTGCCAAACATGACAAACAGTCCACAGACAACCTTTACCAATCGTAGATAAACCAAGGCAAACACATACATAAGGCAGCTGACCAGCAACTGCATGGAGTCATTTAATAGCAAATGTGTGAAGAGAATGTAGCGGGGAATTTCCATGAAAGTCATTCTGCTACTCATAGCAAAAATCATCACACAATTTATGTAGATAAAAAATACAGCCATCAGGATTGCCACTGCCACTTTAACCATAGTCCTCTCATTCATCTTAAATATGATCATCTCTTCATATATAAAAGAAGTGTCCTGAAAGGTTTCATTGGTTACTGCCATACTGAGTGCCTTTGAAAAGAGAGAAGAGATTGAGAGGAGAACCTATTAGAACATTATTATTACAAGAAACTAAAACATTAATGTTTATCTGATTAATATTATTCAAaatctgtaaaaaaaataaatcagAGGTGACAGTTCTAACAAGTCATTCATAGATCTGTACACCGAAATCTGAAATACAAACCTGTGTGATTGGTAGGACTGAGGGAGCCTTCCTCAGACTAGTTGTGCTGTTGAGCTCTGTATTTATAAATGGACGAAGTCAGTGACATCATGGTATCATTGGCCCTAAGGTAAAGATAATCTCTGATTGGGCTACc contains these protein-coding regions:
- the LOC129867838 gene encoding odorant receptor 131-2-like, which codes for MAVTNETFQDTSFIYEEMIIFKMNERTMVKVAVAILMAVFFIYINCVMIFAMSSRMTFMEIPRYILFTHLLLNDSMQLLVSCLMYVFALVYLRLVKVVCGLFVMFGSGMSRVAPLNLALMSLERYAAICLPLRHSDIATPKRSGIAIAVIWLVIFINLIIDMLYSTAKDPGFFVTPIFCTRQKLFIALWQMQVFQGFNAFCFVAVSLIIIYTYIAIIVTARSASSSDKTKASKAHKTVLLHLVQLGLSLSSFLYAPIESALASISSTTIFIDLRYFNFLFLIILPRCLSPLIYGLRDDAVRPLFLHYLTCRTRKVKAAVMVQ